One Planctomycetota bacterium genomic region harbors:
- a CDS encoding cyclase family protein encodes MKLIDLTMPLNARTPLWPGDPKPEFRQLANIRKDGYTKHLISLNTHFGTHIDAPWHMLAKGRKLTEFPLRRFIGTAKLFNVKGQKEIDIPLARIRRNDIVLLRTDHSRKAYDADYFRTNPVISRKLAEGLARKGIGIIGLDSCSPDNAPFDLHKIFFRKDILILENLVNLDKIHRPEFTIYIMPIKYDRIDGAPCRVIARLGAE; translated from the coding sequence ATGAAGCTGATAGATTTAACCATGCCTTTGAATGCCCGAACGCCCTTGTGGCCGGGCGATCCGAAACCGGAATTCCGCCAGCTGGCCAATATCCGGAAAGACGGTTATACCAAGCACCTGATTTCCCTTAACACCCATTTCGGCACGCACATTGACGCGCCCTGGCACATGCTGGCCAAGGGCAGGAAGCTGACCGAGTTCCCGCTCCGTCGCTTTATCGGCACGGCCAAATTATTCAATGTCAAAGGGCAGAAGGAAATAGATATTCCGTTAGCGCGCATAAGGCGCAATGACATCGTGTTATTGCGGACCGACCATAGCCGCAAGGCGTATGATGCCGATTATTTCCGGACTAATCCGGTCATCAGCCGTAAGCTGGCCGAAGGCTTGGCGCGGAAAGGCATCGGCATTATTGGGCTGGATAGCTGCAGCCCGGACAACGCGCCCTTTGACCTGCACAAGATATTCTTCCGGAAGGATATCCTGATACTGGAGAACCTGGTTAACCTGGATAAGATACACCGGCCGGAATTTACCATTTACATAATGCCGATAAAATACGACCGAATAGACGGGGCGCCTTGCCGGGTGATTGCGCGTCTCGGCGCCGAATAA
- a CDS encoding OB-fold domain-containing protein produces the protein MNSQFPELIPRLESYSTIKTWRERAGRYRLEGTRCKECGEKWFPPRTGLPCPKCHKSNMEPYECARTGEVISLQKEIMGYPAMGYGELAPRNICLIRLDDGIHIISEVMDCAEDEVKPARPTEKKPGTRVKMVFRKHKREESGNWMYGYKFVIDK, from the coding sequence ATGAACAGCCAGTTTCCGGAACTCATCCCAAGATTGGAAAGCTATTCGACCATAAAAACCTGGCGCGAACGCGCAGGCCGTTACCGCCTGGAAGGCACACGCTGCAAGGAATGCGGGGAAAAATGGTTCCCTCCGCGCACCGGTCTTCCCTGCCCCAAATGCCATAAATCTAATATGGAACCGTACGAATGCGCTCGGACCGGAGAGGTCATCTCACTGCAGAAAGAAATAATGGGCTATCCCGCCATGGGTTACGGCGAACTCGCCCCGCGCAATATCTGCCTGATACGACTTGATGACGGCATACATATTATCAGCGAAGTAATGGATTGCGCCGAGGATGAGGTCAAGCCTGCCCGGCCAACGGAGAAAAAACCAGGCACCCGCGTAAAGATGGTCTTCCGGAAGCACAAGCGCGAGGAAAGCGGCAATTGGATGTATGGATATAAGTTTGTGATTGACAAATAA
- a CDS encoding thiolase family protein yields the protein MANKKFRNVVLAGASASAPERAVLGQSYRQYLANVVKDALATAHLTTADIQIGAISYNERNITEGALGSVVADALGMSPIPFVSLSQACPAGGICADIIWNYIGTGRYDVGIVLGINKPDNFDFRDAMGPIGNWCDFDYMLGFTHENYGALRGEYYKLKYGYDDKAAAKWSYQCHWYARKNPMALHNSGPLPTDDELNEQSPAGYRMRTATGRNMATCLILMSEEKAKKLGLPQIYINVSYMHRPVYIGNHYFFQDKNGNFSKYDMADQPAIKLAAEEAYEIAGIKPEDIDIAQVHDLSLYDGIMAMEWLGICQPGKGGHFVLDGQTAIEGKCPTNTDGGAIAFAHSSAGGDFQSKAYENWLQLLGKAGERQVKNPKVTVAHAYGTHHSLDVVGVVRKG from the coding sequence ATGGCAAATAAGAAGTTCCGCAACGTGGTCCTGGCAGGCGCTTCGGCTTCCGCGCCGGAAAGGGCGGTCTTGGGGCAATCCTACCGGCAATACCTGGCAAATGTCGTCAAAGACGCCCTTGCCACCGCGCATCTTACCACGGCTGATATCCAAATCGGCGCCATTTCCTATAACGAACGCAATATCACCGAAGGCGCTTTAGGCAGCGTCGTCGCGGACGCGCTTGGAATGAGCCCGATTCCTTTTGTCTCTCTCTCTCAGGCATGCCCGGCCGGCGGCATCTGCGCCGATATCATCTGGAATTATATCGGCACCGGACGCTACGACGTCGGCATTGTCCTGGGAATTAATAAACCTGATAACTTCGATTTCCGCGATGCCATGGGCCCGATCGGCAACTGGTGTGATTTTGATTATATGCTCGGCTTCACCCACGAAAATTACGGCGCTCTTCGCGGAGAATATTACAAGCTTAAATACGGCTACGACGATAAAGCCGCCGCCAAATGGTCTTACCAGTGCCACTGGTATGCCCGCAAAAACCCGATGGCTCTGCATAATTCCGGACCCTTGCCGACCGATGATGAACTCAATGAGCAATCCCCGGCCGGATACCGGATGCGCACCGCCACCGGGCGCAATATGGCCACCTGCCTCATCCTGATGAGCGAGGAAAAAGCCAAAAAGCTCGGACTTCCCCAGATTTATATCAACGTCTCATACATGCATAGGCCGGTTTATATCGGCAACCATTATTTCTTCCAGGATAAAAACGGCAATTTCTCCAAGTATGATATGGCTGACCAGCCGGCTATAAAATTGGCCGCCGAAGAAGCCTATGAAATCGCCGGCATTAAGCCTGAAGATATCGATATCGCCCAGGTGCACGACCTTTCCCTTTACGACGGCATCATGGCAATGGAATGGCTAGGCATCTGCCAACCCGGAAAAGGCGGGCACTTCGTTTTGGATGGACAGACCGCCATAGAAGGCAAATGCCCGACCAATACCGATGGGGGAGCGATTGCCTTTGCCCATTCATCCGCCGGAGGCGATTTCCAGTCCAAGGCGTATGAAAATTGGCTCCAGCTTCTTGGCAAAGCCGGAGAGCGCCAGGTAAAAAACCCAAAAGTCACCGTCGCGCATGCCTACGGCACGCATCATTCACTCGATGTAGTCGGAGTCGTCAGGAAAGGATAA
- a CDS encoding trypsin-like peptidase domain-containing protein: MIRKLLIIVLFLAGSVCLFAQEAEEMAEESEEVMEETEEISPPEEEPTTEPEIEPPAVEEQPPAPNAEDTLIKKIDPGVVEIKHEQAIGSGFIISADGYILTNGHVVASVLYDREEDDPKATAKKITVTLFDNTRYQAKVIGHSLDPDVALIKIDPREPLTPVKIGNSDNVKSGQKVYAYGSPGGMKRTLTAGIVSNTERTDLPTFTKVLQTDASINPGNSGGPLLTEDAEVIGINTYGGRGGQGFTIPINFVLVLKDHYLKYGYFKRADFPYFISSEIYDELAQIFGVSDGILIDYVIPDSPAAKAGLMNGDILVELNGNAVSAKDKAQMRDFTWKLSTMEIGSTVKLKVLRGKKGSYGEHLITGKLLEDEPAVEYAYQFGELKELRYDDIGLGVKRMTLATSLIYRIPTVKGVRVVRVDGIAQKAGLAEGDIITHIDEQPVNGLDDFRSELEKRLAKTQKYILITLQRGNDTVKTALKPNYELSEKKIVVISPDGKSEYAELVNRFLITNGCFLINITPGDKKLDKLEFDAVLLANGEGVESLWSDKNILEILKQAVDQKKVIGAIGGASIAALYADTSLADKKITTDETFSKQIMEKTKKYTGKPVEQDGLLVTTTAFEKKIVKYFLGEFRNAIKGNE; this comes from the coding sequence ATGATTCGTAAATTATTGATTATCGTTCTCTTTTTAGCCGGCAGCGTTTGCCTTTTTGCGCAGGAAGCTGAGGAAATGGCGGAAGAATCGGAAGAAGTTATGGAGGAAACAGAAGAAATTTCTCCGCCAGAGGAAGAACCGACCACGGAACCGGAAATAGAACCGCCCGCGGTCGAGGAACAGCCTCCCGCGCCTAATGCCGAGGATACCCTTATAAAGAAAATCGACCCGGGCGTGGTCGAAATAAAGCATGAACAGGCCATCGGCAGCGGCTTTATCATCTCCGCAGATGGTTACATCCTGACCAACGGCCACGTAGTTGCCTCAGTTCTTTATGACCGTGAGGAAGACGACCCGAAAGCAACCGCGAAAAAGATAACCGTTACGCTTTTTGATAATACGCGCTACCAGGCGAAAGTAATAGGCCATTCGCTCGACCCGGATGTGGCATTAATCAAAATAGACCCTCGCGAGCCTTTGACACCGGTAAAAATAGGCAATTCGGATAACGTAAAAAGCGGGCAGAAAGTTTACGCCTACGGTTCTCCCGGCGGGATGAAACGAACTCTTACCGCCGGTATCGTCAGCAATACCGAACGGACGGATTTGCCCACATTCACAAAGGTGCTGCAAACAGACGCTTCCATTAATCCGGGAAACAGCGGCGGCCCGCTTCTTACCGAAGATGCCGAAGTAATTGGAATCAATACCTACGGCGGAAGGGGCGGCCAGGGATTCACCATCCCCATTAATTTTGTCCTTGTTCTTAAGGACCATTACCTGAAATACGGATATTTTAAACGTGCCGATTTCCCTTATTTTATCTCCAGTGAAATCTATGATGAACTGGCACAGATATTCGGGGTCTCCGATGGAATCCTGATTGATTATGTGATTCCGGATTCACCGGCTGCCAAGGCCGGCTTGATGAACGGCGATATCCTGGTTGAACTTAACGGAAACGCGGTTTCCGCCAAGGATAAGGCACAAATGCGCGATTTTACCTGGAAACTAAGCACTATGGAAATCGGTTCAACGGTTAAGCTAAAGGTGCTTCGCGGTAAAAAAGGAAGTTACGGTGAACATTTAATCACCGGTAAACTCCTTGAAGATGAACCGGCCGTTGAATATGCCTACCAGTTCGGGGAACTCAAAGAACTTAGATATGATGATATCGGGTTAGGCGTCAAAAGGATGACTCTTGCGACCAGCCTGATTTACCGCATCCCGACCGTAAAAGGCGTAAGAGTGGTCAGGGTAGACGGCATCGCCCAAAAAGCCGGCCTTGCCGAGGGAGATATCATCACCCATATCGACGAACAACCGGTTAACGGATTGGATGACTTCCGCTCGGAGCTGGAAAAGCGTTTAGCTAAGACCCAGAAATATATACTGATCACCCTTCAGCGCGGGAACGATACCGTCAAGACCGCGCTTAAGCCTAATTACGAGCTTTCCGAGAAAAAAATAGTGGTCATTTCTCCGGATGGAAAATCCGAATACGCGGAGCTGGTCAACCGGTTCCTGATTACGAACGGATGTTTCTTAATCAATATTACGCCGGGCGATAAAAAACTGGACAAGCTGGAATTCGATGCCGTGCTTCTGGCCAATGGAGAAGGCGTCGAAAGCCTCTGGTCGGATAAAAACATCCTGGAAATATTGAAGCAGGCCGTTGACCAGAAAAAAGTAATCGGCGCAATCGGCGGGGCGTCTATCGCGGCGCTCTACGCGGATACTTCCCTGGCCGACAAGAAAATAACCACCGACGAAACATTTTCCAAGCAGATTATGGAAAAAACCAAGAAATATACCGGTAAACCCGTCGAACAGGATGGCTTATTGGTGACCACCACCGCCTTCGAAAAGAAAATAGTAAAATATTTCCTGGGCGAATTTCGAAACGCGATAAAAGGCAATGAGTAA
- a CDS encoding PDZ domain-containing protein: protein MKAIRKVLCGCVILASLMPACTAPGNKQAGEPNVPEGVRVLSAVKNSVNDISRMVGPSVAYVEIALTGDRDPDRMTGIFIDAENNMFIPAYLKKDTIRKISVWINKEEYTAKLVQSDDKRYMSIIKVKLPPEVKITPISLEKIAQAGIGEWLIGINTSGKDLDYQKLSEVGMVRGTQEGFFDQVLVNGLNIGTGTVVVNLKGELIGIGMQGQLIAANDIKRAVNKIFAKAKNPPSFEDEKKKPWVGIYFTPINEDYATVKGFPKESMLVEAVIADSPADKNGMKEDDLIIEVDGQKLTKSGPQLAEQFNKYMDAEMNREITFKVLRGGETKIVKCKFEERPEPKEFKAEDIGLNVQNITDAEYRGWKLTRREGVLVTAVMPGSPAATAESANEYLIYQGDIIMEFNFMPINNLEDFIKAVETVRREKPNVVLVKLWRGTFQTMQALNLKIGRK, encoded by the coding sequence ATGAAAGCAATAAGAAAGGTATTGTGCGGGTGCGTTATACTGGCATCTTTGATGCCGGCCTGCACCGCGCCGGGAAACAAACAGGCCGGGGAGCCGAATGTCCCGGAAGGGGTTCGGGTTTTATCCGCGGTTAAGAATTCCGTCAACGATATCAGCCGGATGGTTGGACCGTCCGTCGCTTACGTGGAAATTGCTCTTACCGGCGACCGTGATCCGGATCGTATGACCGGCATATTCATTGATGCGGAAAATAATATGTTTATACCGGCTTATTTGAAAAAAGATACCATCAGGAAAATTTCCGTCTGGATAAACAAAGAGGAATATACGGCAAAACTCGTCCAATCAGATGATAAGCGTTATATGTCTATCATTAAGGTTAAATTGCCGCCCGAAGTTAAAATCACCCCGATTTCACTGGAAAAAATCGCCCAGGCGGGCATAGGCGAATGGCTGATAGGAATTAACACTTCCGGAAAAGACCTCGATTACCAAAAACTCTCCGAGGTGGGGATGGTCAGGGGAACCCAGGAAGGCTTTTTTGACCAGGTGCTGGTCAATGGATTGAACATCGGCACCGGAACGGTGGTGGTTAATCTTAAAGGCGAACTCATCGGAATCGGAATGCAAGGGCAGCTGATTGCCGCGAACGATATAAAACGGGCTGTAAATAAAATCTTCGCGAAAGCCAAGAACCCGCCTTCCTTTGAAGACGAGAAAAAGAAACCATGGGTTGGAATATATTTTACGCCCATTAATGAAGATTATGCAACGGTAAAAGGATTCCCCAAGGAAAGCATGCTGGTAGAAGCGGTGATTGCCGACAGCCCGGCCGATAAGAACGGGATGAAAGAAGACGACTTGATTATCGAAGTCGACGGGCAAAAACTGACCAAAAGCGGGCCGCAATTGGCGGAGCAATTCAATAAATACATGGATGCCGAAATGAACCGTGAAATCACTTTTAAGGTTTTACGCGGCGGCGAAACCAAAATAGTCAAATGCAAATTCGAGGAACGCCCGGAACCCAAGGAATTCAAAGCAGAAGATATCGGCCTTAACGTCCAGAATATAACCGACGCCGAATACCGTGGTTGGAAACTGACCCGCCGCGAAGGTGTCCTGGTGACCGCCGTAATGCCGGGCAGCCCGGCCGCAACTGCCGAATCGGCCAATGAATACCTGATTTACCAGGGCGATATTATAATGGAATTCAATTTTATGCCGATTAATAACCTGGAAGATTTCATTAAAGCCGTGGAAACCGTGCGCAGGGAAAAACCAAACGTCGTTTTGGTAAAACTGTGGCGCGGAACTTTCCAAACAATGCAGGCGTTAAATCTTAAAATAGGGAGGAAATAA
- the purF gene encoding amidophosphoribosyltransferase, translated as MCGVLGICGSKDVVLELYQGLNALQHRGQDAAGIATFSEKFNLKKGDGLVQNVFNSKNLSRLTGNMGIGHVRYPTVGGGGADDAQPFYVNSPFGIAMVHNGNLVNYFELKKELFRKDFRHLNSGCDVEALLNVFADELMAENLCKLSVDAIYQTVKRVYKRAEGSYSAVAVIAGHGIVAFRDPHGIKPLVMGKKDDDYAFASESAALDILGYNIMGDIAPGEVVYIEETPRFFKEGRKLYRKRLVTAKHTPCIFEWVYFARPDSVIEGINVYSARFRLGLELAKRVKQLGVKPDVVIPIPDTSRPAASAVAEYLKIPHREGLIKNRYIGRTFIMPDQTKREQSVRQKLNPIREEINGKDVLLVDDSIVRGTTSRELVNMIRSAGAKKVYFGVFSPPLRHPCVYGIDMQTKGEFIARNKSEEKIAREIGVDALIYQTVEGLIKSIKFGDSVCTACFTGNYPTRVPEKLFSMIENERMGLKMGC; from the coding sequence ATGTGCGGCGTATTAGGGATTTGCGGCAGTAAAGACGTGGTTCTGGAATTATATCAGGGCTTAAATGCGCTCCAGCACCGGGGGCAGGACGCCGCTGGTATCGCGACATTTTCAGAGAAATTCAACCTTAAAAAAGGCGACGGCCTGGTCCAGAATGTTTTCAATTCCAAAAACCTCTCCAGATTGACCGGCAATATGGGAATCGGCCACGTGCGCTACCCGACTGTGGGCGGCGGCGGCGCGGATGACGCCCAGCCTTTTTACGTAAACTCGCCTTTTGGAATCGCCATGGTCCATAACGGCAATCTGGTAAACTATTTCGAGCTTAAAAAAGAACTTTTCCGCAAGGATTTCCGCCACCTTAATTCAGGCTGCGATGTCGAAGCTCTTTTGAATGTTTTCGCCGATGAGCTTATGGCGGAAAATCTTTGCAAGCTTTCCGTGGACGCTATTTATCAAACTGTTAAACGTGTATACAAGCGGGCTGAGGGAAGCTATTCTGCCGTGGCGGTAATTGCCGGGCACGGCATTGTGGCGTTCCGGGACCCTCACGGCATAAAACCGCTGGTTATGGGAAAAAAGGACGATGATTACGCTTTCGCTTCCGAAAGCGCCGCCCTGGATATCCTCGGATACAATATTATGGGGGATATCGCACCAGGCGAAGTCGTTTATATCGAAGAAACCCCGAGATTCTTTAAGGAAGGAAGAAAACTTTACCGTAAAAGGCTGGTAACCGCAAAGCACACGCCATGCATCTTTGAATGGGTGTATTTTGCCCGACCGGATTCTGTCATAGAAGGAATTAATGTCTATTCCGCCAGATTCAGGCTGGGCTTGGAACTGGCCAAAAGGGTTAAACAGTTAGGCGTAAAACCGGATGTGGTCATCCCGATTCCGGATACATCCCGCCCGGCGGCGTCCGCGGTTGCCGAATACCTTAAAATACCTCATCGCGAAGGCTTAATCAAAAACCGCTATATCGGCCGGACATTTATCATGCCGGACCAAACCAAGCGGGAACAATCGGTCAGGCAAAAGCTAAACCCGATACGCGAGGAAATAAACGGCAAAGACGTTCTTTTGGTGGATGACAGCATCGTCCGCGGAACAACTTCCCGGGAGCTGGTCAATATGATAAGGAGCGCCGGCGCGAAAAAGGTCTATTTCGGGGTCTTTTCCCCTCCTTTAAGACATCCGTGCGTTTACGGAATCGACATGCAGACCAAGGGCGAATTCATCGCCCGCAATAAAAGCGAAGAAAAAATAGCCCGGGAAATAGGGGTGGATGCCCTGATTTACCAAACCGTCGAAGGACTGATAAAAAGCATCAAATTCGGAGACTCTGTTTGCACCGCCTGTTTCACCGGAAATTACCCGACCAGGGTCCCGGAAAAACTGTTCAGCATGATAGAAAATGAACGCATGGGATTGAAGATGGGCTGTTGA
- a CDS encoding DMT family protein — protein MKEMLIAGGLLLLSNIFMITAWYGHLKYKTSPLFIAIAVSWGIAFFEYCIQVPANRIGYKSCSAYQLKVMQECITILVFMAFAWLYLNEGISWRYLVAFGLIVLAAVIAFYPASKLPC, from the coding sequence ATGAAAGAGATGCTAATTGCCGGAGGGTTGCTCCTTCTTTCCAATATTTTCATGATTACCGCCTGGTACGGGCACCTTAAATATAAAACATCGCCTTTATTTATTGCCATTGCAGTCAGCTGGGGAATTGCTTTTTTCGAATACTGCATACAGGTGCCGGCAAACCGCATAGGTTATAAAAGCTGTTCCGCCTACCAGCTGAAAGTAATGCAGGAGTGCATTACGATACTTGTTTTTATGGCGTTTGCCTGGCTTTATCTTAATGAGGGCATTAGCTGGCGTTATTTGGTGGCCTTCGGGTTGATTGTCCTGGCAGCCGTTATCGCTTTTTATCCCGCTTCGAAACTCCCGTGCTGA
- a CDS encoding RimK family alpha-L-glutamate ligase, with amino-acid sequence MNILILSRRERYYATMRLVETCRESGHSVTVIDPLKYVITNSKEQIQNSRPRFDLILPRIGNVAIEYSLALVKYFELSGIPAVNGSAAIYLAKDKFVSLMVLKAKGLPVLKTVMLRSRKSLGKTVKQLGGLPIVIKPLRGSQGIGVALAKTMKELYALLKANWDADHDAILQEYIPESKGQDIRILVIGNKVIGGMKRYAPRNDFRSNIHQGGRGELIKLPALYKTLAKKAVKALGLQIGGVDILESKRGPLIIEVNASPGFEGLEKVTGKDIAKEIIDFSTGVSKRDKKR; translated from the coding sequence ATGAATATACTGATTCTTTCCCGCCGGGAACGTTATTATGCCACAATGCGTTTGGTTGAGACCTGTCGGGAATCGGGCCATTCTGTCACGGTGATAGATCCGCTTAAATATGTAATTACAAACTCCAAAGAACAAATACAAAATTCCAGACCAAGATTCGATTTGATTCTCCCCAGAATTGGAAATGTTGCGATTGAATATTCGCTCGCCTTGGTTAAATATTTTGAGCTTTCCGGAATACCAGCGGTCAATGGGTCTGCTGCTATTTACCTTGCCAAGGATAAATTCGTTTCATTAATGGTGCTGAAAGCAAAAGGGTTGCCGGTGCTAAAAACCGTAATGCTGCGTTCGCGGAAGTCGCTTGGCAAAACGGTTAAACAATTGGGCGGCTTACCGATTGTAATTAAGCCTTTGCGCGGCTCTCAAGGAATAGGCGTGGCATTGGCTAAAACGATGAAAGAATTATACGCCCTTCTTAAAGCAAATTGGGATGCCGACCACGATGCAATCTTGCAGGAATATATACCGGAATCGAAAGGGCAAGACATACGGATACTGGTTATCGGGAATAAAGTAATCGGCGGGATGAAGAGATACGCACCGCGTAATGATTTCCGCTCCAATATTCATCAGGGCGGCAGGGGAGAACTGATAAAACTTCCGGCGCTTTACAAAACGCTGGCTAAAAAGGCGGTTAAGGCGCTGGGCTTGCAAATAGGCGGAGTGGATATATTGGAATCGAAACGCGGCCCGCTAATCATTGAAGTCAATGCCTCGCCAGGATTCGAAGGATTGGAAAAAGTTACCGGTAAGGATATCGCAAAGGAAATAATCGACTTCAGCACGGGAGTTTCGAAGCGGGATAAAAAGCGATAA